The following nucleotide sequence is from Deltaproteobacteria bacterium HGW-Deltaproteobacteria-2.
AGCCTGCAGCAGCGCTATAGTCATATCGTTGCAGGCATCGTCGCCGTGCTGGTTGACACCGCCGAGTGTCCAGACCCAGGTTCCTTCAATACCCTGCAAGCCTTCACGGACCCATTTGACTTTGTATTGGGATACTTCGGCGGCCCGGATCAGGAATTCACCGACCAGATCCATGGCCTGTTCCCTGGTGAGCCGCTTGAGAACATTTACATCCTTGTCGTAATACGGACCGTGATAGTAATCCGGTCTTGCCGGCCAGGCGCCTTCAATGGCTTCGCTCCGGCTGAAGAGTTGAATGAAGAGATCATACTGGAGCGATTCCTGTAAAGTAGTCGGTGGTTTGGCCGGTACTCTCTCGCAGCAATTTGCGAGCTGTAAGAGTTCTTCCTTGCGTTTATTATCGGTTTCAAAATTTTCGGCAATGATTCTGGCCAGGCGTGCAAAACGCTGCCCATGACGAATACAGGCTTCCAGAACTATTTTCATCGCTTCCCAGTTGACCATCTTTTCATATGACGCGACAATTTCTTCATTGGCATCAGGTTCATGGGCCTTAGCATCCGCCTCATCGAGATTTTTGTCAATTTCGGCAATGACATTTTCAAATCCCCGTTTGCCGGTCATGATATACTCATAATCTTTGCCGGAATAACCGCCTCTGGCCATCGGAGTACCCCATCCGATCGTACCTGAAATAATCTTCATTATGTCAGCCATGTCTACAATAGGCATTACCCTGTCGGCATCGCCTTTTCCGGACCAGTAAGCGGTTACATCATTGATCACCTTCAGACTCTCGTCAAGAGGTTCCGGAATAACCGTAGGATCATTGAGAACTTCAGCGTTTAGCATTGTGGCGATAGTTGGATTCCAACCTACCGTATTAGGCAAACTTCCTACGTAACCCACAAGCTGGGCATTATCAGTGATGAAGACTGTTTTTTTGTCAAGATAATCGGCAAGGATCCTGGCATACTTGACAACATAAGGATCTGGCGAAGCCTCCAGGTTGCATGCCGATTCTGTATGAAGTATTGCCTGCTCCAGATCAACCTGCAATCCGGCCGGGTAAAGTCCGCCAATTGCTCCTTTTTTCCACATGGCCTTTCGAAGATAATCCAATCTCTTCGATCTTTTCTTTTCCGCAGCCCACCACCATTCTTGTTTTCTTTCTAGTTCTTTAATACTTGCATTCGTTGCTGGTTCCATCATGATATTCCCTCCTTTCCTGCCTTTTGGCTTTTCAGCTGAAGCTCCTTTTTTTTGGGCAAGTGTTTAATCCGTGTTACTTCTTC
It contains:
- a CDS encoding formate acetyltransferase, with protein sequence MMMEPATNASIKELERKQEWWWAAEKKRSKRLDYLRKAMWKKGAIGGLYPAGLQVDLEQAILHTESACNLEASPDPYVVKYARILADYLDKKTVFITDNAQLVGYVGSLPNTVGWNPTIATMLNAEVLNDPTVIPEPLDESLKVINDVTAYWSGKGDADRVMPIVDMADIMKIISGTIGWGTPMARGGYSGKDYEYIMTGKRGFENVIAEIDKNLDEADAKAHEPDANEEIVASYEKMVNWEAMKIVLEACIRHGQRFARLARIIAENFETDNKRKEELLQLANCCERVPAKPPTTLQESLQYDLFIQLFSRSEAIEGAWPARPDYYHGPYYDKDVNVLKRLTREQAMDLVGEFLIRAAEVSQYKVKWVREGLQGIEGTWVWTLGGVNQHGDDACNDMTIALLQAARLVRVANPTFSFRWHPKVKEEVLRECFECIRQGLGYPSMRNDPVLISNSMYWHGHPIEEARTWVHQACMSPSPTTKRGFQPMRMANATANCAKIMEYVFTSGFDPIVNMQIGAETPDAATFTDFEQVYDAWVTQMKTIFSTLVRAVNAGRTYAPHYTPRPFLSSVSERSVESGLDVNTPSLSRGNSWITAFTWVENVDSLAAIKKLVFDEKKYTMAQLKKALADDWQGHEEMRLDFVKNAPKWGNDDDYVDNIMLRCLRSCAAFGHKLRDPMGNTWPILPENVSGNIHYANVVGALPSGRRRGDALYDGGISPGPGLDKKGPTAVLKSCGKIDHVADGRAFLLNQRLSPTQLAGEKGYSLWKAYMDTWYNLGLDHIQFNCVSDETLRSAQREPEKYQEV